One Armatimonadota bacterium DNA window includes the following coding sequences:
- a CDS encoding methylenetetrahydrofolate reductase gives MSDLAQAVKGGKFVVTGECHPPRGADAAGIKECATRLNALVDAVNVIESEDGPRMSSLAACGHVLEAGAEPILHILTRDLNRIALQSTLLGAASMGIRNILCLAGKHQTLTSAGDARGVYDIDPLQLVQVADTMRRGGRLSDGEPLDAPVEMLLGVETNPFSDPLDLQVITLDRAAALGADFVITQPVFNTNRFEEWMGLVRARGIHEKMCVIASVMPLESAEEASAMVAKFRGLDIPDTSAVGADSAAKTAAFLKGIEGVRGIHVIGGNPTLALEVLKGLK, from the coding sequence ATGAGTGATCTGGCGCAGGCAGTAAAGGGCGGTAAGTTCGTAGTCACGGGCGAGTGCCACCCGCCGAGAGGCGCGGACGCGGCCGGAATCAAGGAGTGCGCGACCCGGCTCAACGCTCTCGTGGACGCAGTCAACGTCATCGAGAGCGAGGACGGCCCCCGCATGAGCAGCCTCGCCGCATGCGGGCATGTCCTGGAAGCGGGAGCCGAGCCGATCCTACACATCCTGACACGCGACCTCAACCGGATCGCCCTCCAGTCAACCTTGCTGGGGGCGGCCTCGATGGGCATACGCAACATCCTCTGCCTCGCAGGCAAGCATCAGACTTTGACATCGGCCGGCGACGCAAGAGGAGTCTACGACATAGACCCCCTGCAGCTCGTTCAAGTGGCCGACACCATGAGAAGGGGCGGAAGACTCTCCGACGGTGAACCCCTGGATGCTCCGGTCGAGATGCTGCTCGGGGTGGAGACCAACCCGTTCTCGGACCCGCTTGATCTGCAGGTCATCACACTCGACAGGGCGGCAGCTCTCGGAGCCGATTTCGTCATCACCCAACCCGTATTCAACACCAATCGCTTCGAGGAGTGGATGGGCCTCGTCAGAGCGCGCGGCATCCATGAGAAGATGTGCGTGATCGCTTCCGTCATGCCGCTGGAGTCTGCGGAGGAGGCGTCGGCAATGGTCGCGAAATTCCGGGGGCTCGACATACCGGATACCTCGGCGGTCGGGGCCGATTCGGCCGCGAAGACGGCCGCCTTCCTCAAGGGCATCGAAGGCGTCCGCGGCATCCACGTGATCGGCGGAAATCCCACACTCGCCCTTGAAGTTCTGAAGGGTCTGAAGTAG
- a CDS encoding hydrogenase iron-sulfur subunit, translated as MQGDRIAVRVYYCRNSVPNGRVPDSLAKLGHRPDVAIEPVPCSGRIDPRYILKAFEGGASKVCLLACPEGECRLLEGNLRAGKRMETAREYLTESGLGPDCVRMFQPGSMEPRSFDSAVDEMTRFADEVTE; from the coding sequence ATGCAGGGAGACCGAATAGCTGTCCGCGTGTACTACTGCCGCAACTCCGTTCCGAACGGACGGGTCCCGGATTCGCTGGCGAAGCTGGGACATCGGCCCGACGTCGCGATCGAACCGGTGCCGTGTAGCGGGCGGATTGACCCCCGCTACATCCTGAAGGCATTCGAGGGCGGCGCTTCCAAGGTATGCCTGCTCGCCTGCCCCGAAGGCGAGTGCAGGTTGCTGGAGGGGAATTTGAGGGCCGGCAAGCGCATGGAGACCGCACGCGAGTATCTTACAGAATCGGGCCTGGGTCCCGACTGCGTCCGGATGTTCCAGCCGGGCAGTATGGAGCCGCGCAGTTTCGACTCGGCGGTTGATGAGATGACGCGTTTCGCAGACGAGGTGACTGAATGA
- a CDS encoding Gfo/Idh/MocA family oxidoreductase, whose product MDKVRIGFVGVGGMGQCAHLRNYVTVPECEVVAIAEVKEQQGKLVGERYGIPKVYKNHEEMLANEKLDGIVASQPFTRHGVLISDLAKAGIPIFTEKPLAGSIEAGEKIIKALKAGKTWHMVGYHKRSDPATMYAKAEIDRLKASGELGKLKYVRILMPAGDWVANGFLGHIGINEPVPPLEFDPPADDMDDETYKAYIAFVNYYIHQVNLMAHLLGERYQVTYADPTGVMLAAQSESGVTGVIEMTPYRTTVDWQESALIAFENGYIKLTLPAPLASNRAGTVEIMRDPGGGATPETIVPMLPWVHAMRQQAMNFVAAVKGEMKPLCDAPEALEDLKVARHYIKLRKGV is encoded by the coding sequence ATGGACAAGGTACGGATAGGTTTTGTCGGCGTCGGCGGGATGGGCCAGTGCGCTCATCTCAGGAACTACGTGACGGTCCCGGAATGCGAGGTCGTCGCGATCGCGGAGGTCAAAGAGCAGCAGGGGAAGCTGGTCGGCGAACGATACGGCATCCCGAAGGTCTACAAGAACCATGAGGAGATGCTGGCGAACGAGAAGCTCGACGGCATCGTGGCGTCCCAGCCGTTCACGCGGCATGGAGTGCTGATCTCCGATCTGGCGAAGGCTGGCATCCCGATCTTCACGGAGAAGCCGCTCGCGGGCTCGATCGAGGCCGGCGAGAAGATCATCAAGGCGCTCAAGGCCGGGAAGACATGGCACATGGTCGGCTACCACAAGAGAAGCGATCCGGCCACGATGTACGCCAAGGCTGAGATCGACCGTCTGAAGGCGTCCGGCGAACTTGGCAAGCTGAAATACGTCCGCATCCTGATGCCCGCCGGAGACTGGGTGGCCAACGGCTTCCTCGGCCACATAGGCATCAACGAGCCGGTCCCGCCGCTGGAGTTCGATCCGCCCGCCGACGACATGGACGATGAGACCTACAAGGCCTACATCGCGTTCGTGAACTACTACATCCACCAGGTGAACCTGATGGCCCACCTGCTCGGCGAGCGGTATCAGGTCACCTATGCCGATCCGACCGGCGTGATGCTCGCGGCCCAGAGCGAGAGCGGCGTCACCGGCGTGATCGAGATGACCCCGTACCGCACTACGGTAGACTGGCAGGAATCCGCGCTGATCGCGTTCGAGAACGGCTACATCAAGCTCACGCTCCCCGCTCCACTGGCTTCAAACCGCGCCGGAACGGTCGAGATCATGCGCGACCCGGGAGGCGGCGCGACTCCGGAGACGATCGTTCCGATGCTCCCGTGGGTCCACGCGATGAGGCAGCAGGCCATGAACTTCGTGGCGGCGGTCAAGGGTGAGATGAAGCCACTCTGCGACGCGCCCGAGGCGCTCGAAGATCTGAAGGTGGCGCGGCATTACATCAAGCTGCGTAAGGGAGTGTAG
- a CDS encoding beta-lactamase family protein gives MLIGFLAFELILLLLGLAMLVRPKAANVLERRVLCALRIRKRESRDRPIPKWHNVVTVILGAVVVAFVISDWSGLRVCSLGVEVPMVTSGPLSPESAKRIDDLVVPEIRSGKHVGMVVGIIDGDRTWTRGYGRKSTGLGDPPDGDSIFEIGSMTKTFTCTVLSAMVERGRVRLDDPVGRYLPSSVHVPTYGSKQITLEILAMHTSGLPRVADNMGLASDFSDDPYADYRDEQLYEFLNTHKLRKNPGAEHEYSNLGMGLLGLALSRETGVNYEQMVTGLVCKPLGMRDTTVTLSDSQRGRLVQGYAVQGRLGNILLTVPSRNWSFQDCTAGAGALKSTANDMLRYLQANMAAPGGDLGQALQIAHTPRLKIDDAESVGLGWFMLNVPWADEPVIWHNGGTGGYCSFVGFCKKRRLGVVVLANSATDVDITALRILKALIRRSGQ, from the coding sequence ATGCTGATAGGTTTCCTTGCTTTCGAACTGATTCTGCTGCTGCTAGGACTGGCGATGCTGGTGCGTCCGAAGGCGGCCAATGTCCTCGAACGGCGAGTGCTGTGCGCATTGCGCATCAGGAAGCGGGAGTCGCGAGACCGGCCGATCCCCAAGTGGCACAATGTGGTTACGGTCATCCTGGGCGCCGTCGTGGTCGCGTTTGTCATCAGCGATTGGTCGGGCCTGCGGGTATGCTCTCTGGGTGTGGAGGTGCCCATGGTCACCTCCGGACCGCTGTCACCGGAGTCCGCGAAGCGGATCGATGATCTTGTCGTTCCAGAGATCAGGTCCGGCAAGCACGTCGGGATGGTGGTAGGCATCATAGACGGTGACAGGACTTGGACGCGTGGCTATGGCCGTAAGTCCACAGGACTCGGCGATCCCCCGGACGGAGACAGCATCTTCGAAATCGGTTCCATGACCAAGACCTTTACCTGCACCGTGCTCTCGGCCATGGTTGAGAGGGGCCGGGTACGACTCGATGATCCCGTCGGACGCTATCTTCCATCGTCTGTTCACGTTCCAACGTATGGGTCGAAACAGATCACGCTGGAGATCCTGGCGATGCACACGTCCGGCCTGCCCCGCGTGGCCGACAACATGGGGCTTGCCTCTGACTTCAGCGATGATCCATATGCCGACTACCGTGATGAGCAGCTGTACGAGTTCCTTAACACTCACAAGCTGAGGAAGAATCCCGGGGCAGAGCATGAATACTCCAATCTTGGAATGGGGCTGCTCGGACTGGCGCTTTCTCGCGAGACAGGTGTCAACTATGAGCAGATGGTTACCGGGCTTGTCTGCAAGCCTCTCGGGATGCGGGATACCACCGTCACGCTTTCCGATTCGCAGAGAGGCAGGCTTGTCCAGGGCTATGCCGTACAGGGTCGGCTGGGGAACATACTCCTCACCGTTCCATCGCGGAACTGGAGCTTCCAGGACTGCACCGCTGGCGCCGGAGCGCTGAAGTCCACAGCAAACGACATGCTCAGATATCTGCAGGCGAACATGGCTGCGCCCGGCGGCGATCTGGGGCAGGCACTGCAGATCGCCCATACGCCGAGACTCAAGATAGATGATGCAGAGAGCGTAGGGCTTGGTTGGTTCATGCTCAATGTTCCGTGGGCGGACGAACCGGTGATCTGGCACAACGGCGGCACAGGCGGATATTGCAGTTTCGTGGGCTTCTGCAAGAAGCGGCGGCTCGGCGTGGTGGTCCTTGCCAACTCAGCCACCGATGTTGATATCACCGCGCTTCGCATACTGAAGGCCCTGATCAGGAGAAGCGGCCAATGA
- a CDS encoding helix-turn-helix transcriptional regulator, whose product MKTRMPELRARHGLTQEQLAKMVGVQRETIVHLEKGRYNPSLRLAHKISRALQSTVEEVFSFEDED is encoded by the coding sequence ATGAAGACCCGTATGCCGGAACTCAGAGCGCGCCACGGGTTGACGCAGGAGCAGCTTGCGAAGATGGTGGGCGTCCAGCGAGAGACGATCGTGCACCTGGAGAAGGGGCGGTACAACCCGTCGCTGAGGCTCGCGCACAAGATCTCGCGCGCCCTGCAGAGCACCGTCGAGGAGGTCTTCAGCTTTGAGGATGAGGACTGA
- a CDS encoding alpha-glucosidase/alpha-galactosidase: protein MPKIAMIGAGSVIFTKTLMNDIMATPALEASEFALMDPAEDRLRKMEAFAKDVVRENNLPSRISATTDRRQALDGADYVVIMIQIGGMDAFQADWEIPLKYGVDQCIGDSLGPGGIFRALRTIPVLVDIANDMMELCPDAIMLNYANPMAANCWALGTVPKLQFVGLCHGVQTTMDLIAGYVGVPKEEIDYLAAGINHMAWFLRLEKDGKDLYPILREKFEKPEYYINEKVRGEVYRHFGYFMTESTGHLSEYLPWFRKNKKALDLYCDMPDFGGASGAYYKYGRMLEDKFRNTDPLSIESKKLTPRSAEYCSYIMEAKETGNIFRLNGNVRNDGFITNLPNGCCVEVPMFIDRMGLHPTVVGDLPPQLAACNMTNVIVQQLTAEAALTGDTELAAQAVALDPLTGAVCTLYEAREMAREMFAAEAKWLPQFGGKQPQALPIIDIPKDVVPADVPVDPALAIANRFGKLATAKTE, encoded by the coding sequence ATGCCCAAAATCGCAATGATCGGCGCGGGAAGCGTCATATTCACCAAGACGCTGATGAACGACATCATGGCCACGCCCGCCCTGGAGGCGAGCGAGTTCGCCCTGATGGACCCGGCGGAGGACCGACTCCGCAAGATGGAGGCGTTCGCGAAGGACGTCGTGCGGGAGAACAACCTTCCGTCGAGGATCTCTGCGACCACCGATCGTCGGCAGGCGCTCGACGGCGCCGACTACGTGGTCATCATGATCCAGATCGGAGGGATGGATGCATTCCAGGCCGACTGGGAGATCCCGCTGAAGTACGGCGTCGACCAGTGCATCGGCGACTCGCTCGGCCCGGGTGGCATCTTCCGGGCGCTGAGGACGATCCCGGTCCTGGTAGACATCGCCAACGACATGATGGAGCTGTGCCCCGACGCCATCATGCTGAACTACGCGAACCCGATGGCGGCGAACTGCTGGGCGCTCGGCACAGTCCCCAAGTTGCAGTTCGTCGGACTCTGCCACGGCGTCCAGACGACGATGGACCTGATCGCCGGATACGTCGGCGTTCCGAAGGAGGAGATTGATTACCTCGCCGCCGGGATCAACCACATGGCGTGGTTCCTGAGGCTCGAGAAGGACGGCAAGGATCTTTACCCGATCCTGCGCGAGAAGTTCGAGAAGCCCGAGTACTACATCAACGAGAAGGTCCGAGGCGAGGTCTACCGGCATTTCGGCTACTTCATGACCGAGAGCACCGGCCACCTCTCCGAGTACCTGCCCTGGTTCCGCAAGAACAAGAAGGCGCTCGACCTCTACTGCGATATGCCGGACTTCGGCGGCGCGTCGGGCGCGTACTACAAGTACGGCCGGATGCTCGAGGACAAGTTCAGGAACACCGACCCGCTCAGCATCGAGTCGAAGAAGCTGACCCCGCGAAGCGCCGAATACTGCTCCTACATCATGGAGGCGAAGGAGACCGGCAACATCTTCCGGCTGAACGGCAACGTGCGGAACGATGGGTTCATCACGAACCTGCCGAACGGGTGCTGCGTCGAGGTGCCGATGTTCATCGACCGCATGGGCCTGCATCCGACGGTGGTCGGCGACCTTCCGCCTCAACTCGCGGCGTGCAACATGACAAACGTGATCGTGCAGCAGTTGACCGCTGAGGCGGCACTGACCGGCGATACGGAACTCGCGGCTCAGGCGGTGGCGCTCGATCCGCTGACGGGGGCGGTCTGCACGCTCTATGAGGCGAGAGAAATGGCGCGGGAGATGTTCGCGGCGGAGGCGAAGTGGCTGCCTCAGTTCGGCGGCAAGCAGCCCCAGGCGCTCCCGATCATCGACATCCCGAAGGATGTCGTCCCGGCTGACGTGCCGGTCGACCCGGCGCTGGCGATCGCGAACCGGTTCGGGAAGCTGGCGACGGCAAAGACGGAATAG
- a CDS encoding DUF3795 domain-containing protein, with protein MDEKELRAAPCGLYCGVCGDYLNDVCHGCRCDCGKCIGQGHEDGCDIAKCVNSRKLESCADCKELPCTRLIQFTFDPIWRTHNQCVENLRRRKKIGTKAWLAEQEEFWKDDRKRRAWSWLGEECSRRAQEFREANKDKG; from the coding sequence ATGGATGAGAAAGAACTCCGTGCTGCCCCGTGCGGGCTTTATTGCGGGGTCTGCGGCGACTACCTGAATGATGTTTGCCACGGGTGCAGGTGCGACTGCGGCAAGTGCATCGGCCAGGGGCATGAAGACGGTTGCGACATCGCCAAGTGCGTCAACAGCAGGAAGCTCGAGAGCTGCGCCGACTGCAAGGAACTTCCGTGCACGAGGCTGATTCAGTTCACGTTCGACCCGATCTGGCGCACGCATAACCAGTGCGTCGAGAACCTGCGCCGCAGGAAGAAGATCGGCACGAAAGCATGGCTGGCCGAACAGGAAGAGTTCTGGAAGGATGACCGGAAACGCCGCGCGTGGTCGTGGCTCGGCGAGGAGTGCTCCCGCCGAGCGCAGGAGTTCCGGGAAGCCAACAAGGACAAGGGCTAG
- a CDS encoding VCBS repeat-containing protein: MVAICIGILTVAGILSAADDKSGGQRNMRRIEWEKIKIDDGAYESAGAFDVNNDGKLDIVCGGFWYEAPNWTKHKLRDVQAADEYFDDFSTIPMDVNGDGYMDFVTGGWWGQTLSWIENPKGKPVEWAKHDIAQVGSIETTRGWDVDGDGQIEIVPNTPGNPLRVYKLEGGAFKEYVISKEPQGHGLGFGDVLGNGKGCFITPTGWWEPMGDPLTGEYKFHQEWNFGGASVPMIAADVNGDGVNEIVVGQAHGYGLDYYTRKDNADGTRTWTKHPIDPWFSQYHDMIWVDIDGDGEKELVTGNRFRAHCGHEAGETDIVGLWYFKWNGESFTKCVIDYGKKGQASGTGIYMWVGDIDGNGKLDIVAPGKEGLYLFKNLGPEQVGVK; the protein is encoded by the coding sequence ATGGTCGCAATCTGCATTGGTATACTGACGGTCGCCGGCATTCTCAGCGCCGCAGATGATAAATCGGGAGGACAACGGAACATGCGAAGGATCGAGTGGGAGAAGATCAAGATAGACGACGGCGCGTACGAGTCTGCGGGTGCCTTCGACGTCAACAACGACGGCAAGCTGGACATCGTCTGCGGCGGATTCTGGTACGAAGCGCCGAACTGGACTAAGCACAAGCTGCGGGATGTCCAGGCGGCGGACGAGTACTTCGACGACTTTTCGACGATCCCCATGGACGTGAACGGCGACGGCTACATGGATTTCGTCACCGGCGGATGGTGGGGTCAGACGCTCTCCTGGATCGAGAACCCCAAAGGCAAGCCGGTCGAGTGGGCGAAGCACGACATCGCGCAAGTCGGCTCTATCGAGACGACCCGCGGCTGGGACGTAGACGGCGACGGGCAGATCGAGATCGTGCCCAACACGCCGGGCAACCCGCTCCGGGTCTACAAGCTCGAGGGCGGCGCGTTCAAGGAGTATGTCATCAGCAAGGAGCCGCAGGGGCACGGTCTGGGGTTCGGCGACGTGCTAGGCAACGGCAAGGGATGCTTCATCACCCCGACCGGCTGGTGGGAACCGATGGGCGACCCACTCACCGGCGAGTACAAGTTCCACCAGGAATGGAATTTCGGGGGCGCGAGCGTGCCGATGATCGCGGCCGATGTCAACGGCGACGGAGTGAATGAGATCGTCGTCGGCCAGGCGCACGGTTACGGTCTCGACTACTATACCCGCAAGGACAACGCCGACGGCACTCGCACCTGGACCAAGCATCCGATTGATCCCTGGTTCTCGCAGTATCACGACATGATCTGGGTAGACATAGACGGCGACGGCGAGAAGGAGCTTGTTACCGGCAACAGGTTCCGCGCTCACTGCGGGCACGAGGCGGGCGAGACGGACATAGTCGGCCTCTGGTACTTCAAGTGGAACGGCGAGTCGTTCACCAAGTGCGTGATCGACTACGGCAAGAAGGGCCAGGCGTCCGGCACCGGGATCTACATGTGGGTCGGCGACATTGACGGCAACGGCAAGCTCGACATCGTCGCGCCGGGGAAAGAGGGCCTCTACCTATTCAAGAACCTCGGCCCGGAACAGGTCGGAGTGAAGTAG
- a CDS encoding family 43 glycosylhydrolase: MNNIEFEKTLFAMRMEKYRRPALDIVGQGFRPVSGNVADFATAEHHGRHHFFYIERRLAEGTPFHPGNEIYFGHASTPDFLQWEVHDPVMLIRPGTWEGAHVWAPTILRHRDRFVMAYTGVNEHISQDIGLAFSDDLCEWERWEGNPISPCKDKAWAFWRADSISSCRDPHLLEHDGRVWMTYTANTREGATCIALAGSANLVEWEDHGPILVGPANGYEPRLEGGHPQGSLESNLLVNRGGRWLLTANLTMRGTSVRNWVFASDRMDCFDLETRREFWKDSGGVEVVKERGSRALLACVSGGYIRFGEVDWSQEKPTASFISSTEQLRVWQEF, from the coding sequence ATGAACAACATCGAGTTCGAGAAGACTCTCTTCGCGATGCGGATGGAGAAATACCGCCGCCCTGCCCTCGATATCGTCGGGCAGGGTTTTCGGCCGGTGAGCGGCAATGTGGCCGACTTCGCGACCGCCGAGCACCATGGCCGTCACCACTTCTTCTATATCGAGCGCCGGCTCGCCGAGGGCACGCCCTTCCACCCCGGCAACGAGATTTACTTCGGCCACGCGAGCACCCCCGACTTCCTCCAGTGGGAAGTACACGACCCCGTAATGCTCATCCGTCCGGGGACCTGGGAGGGCGCGCATGTCTGGGCGCCGACGATCCTCCGGCACCGAGATCGGTTCGTGATGGCTTACACGGGCGTCAACGAGCACATTTCACAGGACATCGGCCTGGCGTTCAGCGACGACCTCTGTGAATGGGAACGCTGGGAGGGCAATCCGATATCGCCGTGCAAAGACAAGGCCTGGGCGTTCTGGCGCGCAGACAGCATATCGAGCTGCCGCGATCCCCATCTCCTGGAGCACGACGGCCGCGTCTGGATGACGTACACCGCGAACACGCGCGAGGGCGCGACGTGCATCGCACTCGCCGGTTCGGCAAATCTCGTCGAATGGGAGGACCATGGGCCGATACTGGTCGGACCTGCAAACGGATATGAGCCACGACTCGAGGGCGGGCATCCCCAAGGCAGCCTTGAGTCGAACCTGCTGGTCAACCGAGGCGGGCGCTGGCTGCTTACGGCGAACCTGACGATGCGAGGCACGTCGGTACGCAACTGGGTCTTCGCAAGCGACCGGATGGACTGCTTCGATCTCGAAACTCGCCGGGAGTTCTGGAAGGACTCAGGAGGCGTCGAAGTCGTGAAGGAGCGGGGGAGCCGCGCGCTGCTCGCATGCGTCTCCGGCGGGTACATCCGGTTCGGCGAGGTAGACTGGTCACAGGAGAAGCCCACCGCGTCGTTCATATCCTCCACGGAGCAGTTGCGGGTGTGGCAGGAGTTCTAG
- a CDS encoding sulfatase-like hydrolase/transferase, with translation MRILYLDLDTLRPDHLGCYGYHRNTSPNLDRIASEGVRFEKYYTPDAPCLPSRSALYACRFGIHTGVVGHGGTAADPFIQGESRMFRTAASSTAWMSMLRRAGFRTISISPFAERHSAWWFYTGFNEMVNPGKGGLESADEVTPHALEWIDRNAKQDNWFLQLNLWDPHTPYRAPMEYGEPFENDPTPAWMTEEIIREHRASYGPHSACEPIHMDVPQDYKWPRVPTEIKTHRDWVRWINGYDTGIRYMDDHIGQVLNALADEGVLDDTVILVSSDHGENLGELNVYGDHQTADQCTSRIPMIVRWPGMKSGTVDEAFHYNLDLPPTMAELLGQPIPPVWDGKSYAPTLRDGTPSGHEYLVVSQCAWSCQRAVRFGPWIMIRTYHDGLKDFPPEMLFNVESDPHETSNLAEEHSDIVKYAEGLLHEWQAEMMATSQTNVDPLWTVMREGGPLHTRGALEEYCKRLRTSGRAHHAEELEKRYGR, from the coding sequence TTGAGGATTCTCTATCTCGATCTGGATACCCTGCGTCCGGACCATCTGGGCTGCTACGGATACCATCGAAACACATCGCCGAATCTCGACCGGATCGCATCGGAGGGCGTGCGTTTCGAGAAGTACTACACGCCGGACGCTCCGTGCCTGCCGTCGAGGTCGGCGCTGTATGCGTGCCGGTTCGGTATCCATACCGGAGTCGTCGGCCACGGAGGGACCGCCGCCGACCCGTTCATCCAGGGCGAGAGCCGGATGTTCCGCACCGCAGCATCGTCGACTGCCTGGATGAGCATGCTCCGACGCGCCGGATTCCGAACGATCTCCATCAGCCCGTTCGCCGAGCGCCACTCCGCCTGGTGGTTCTATACCGGCTTCAATGAGATGGTGAACCCGGGCAAGGGCGGCCTAGAGAGCGCCGATGAGGTCACTCCGCACGCGCTCGAATGGATCGACCGGAACGCCAAACAGGACAACTGGTTCCTGCAGCTCAACCTGTGGGATCCGCACACGCCTTACCGCGCACCGATGGAATACGGCGAGCCGTTCGAGAACGATCCGACGCCCGCCTGGATGACCGAGGAGATCATCCGAGAGCACCGCGCGAGCTACGGTCCGCACAGCGCCTGCGAGCCGATCCACATGGATGTCCCGCAGGACTACAAGTGGCCCCGTGTCCCGACGGAAATCAAGACGCATCGGGATTGGGTGCGCTGGATAAACGGGTACGATACTGGCATCAGGTACATGGACGACCATATCGGCCAGGTGCTGAATGCCCTTGCCGACGAAGGTGTGCTCGATGACACGGTGATCCTGGTCAGTTCCGACCACGGGGAGAACCTGGGAGAGTTGAACGTCTACGGCGATCATCAGACCGCCGATCAGTGCACATCCCGCATTCCGATGATCGTCCGCTGGCCGGGGATGAAGAGCGGCACGGTGGACGAGGCGTTCCACTACAACCTCGACCTCCCGCCGACGATGGCCGAACTGCTCGGTCAGCCGATCCCGCCGGTCTGGGACGGGAAGAGCTATGCGCCGACGCTCCGAGACGGCACGCCGTCGGGGCACGAATACCTCGTCGTGAGCCAGTGCGCGTGGAGCTGCCAGCGAGCCGTCCGATTCGGGCCGTGGATCATGATCCGCACCTACCATGACGGTCTCAAGGACTTCCCGCCGGAAATGCTGTTCAACGTCGAGAGCGACCCGCATGAGACGAGCAACCTAGCCGAGGAGCATTCGGACATAGTGAAGTACGCCGAGGGGCTGCTCCACGAGTGGCAGGCAGAGATGATGGCAACATCGCAGACGAACGTCGATCCGCTCTGGACCGTCATGCGCGAGGGTGGGCCTCTGCACACGCGCGGTGCGCTCGAGGAGTACTGCAAGCGCCTCCGCACGTCCGGACGGGCGCATCACGCGGAGGAGTTGGAAAAGCGGTACGGCAGATAG
- a CDS encoding sulfatase — protein MNIILLVFDSLRKDCVGCYGEPPWGKVQTPHLDALAGESLVVDAMYPESLPTLPTRRALYTGRRVYPFHLGDFRLKGDFVGAPGWGPIPEDQPTLAEVLNENGYRTAMISDVYHQFKPSKNYWRGFDQWMFLRGQETDKYRSGPEPTDEELYRWLPKEFHNEYRTPFIRQCVKNMYGRDKEEDYFAPRVLIESARWLEQNRDSDNFFLTIESFDPHEPWFVPEHYRRMYDPTDGPEWVISGYMDTTTMPPELLKRARANYSGLVTMCDRWLGHLYETMRALGLLENTILIVTADHGHSIGDNDFLGKRGYPSHPSVYDVPLIIRHPEGVGAGIRSSLFVQHTDLAGQVLQFAGANPPEPFDGRPFWKAAVSGESKIREHVTVAWGTAITVMDYRWWLNIKIDGTGGFLFDRTSDPGLSKNIADEHPDQVKRLYQLGVEDAQGGFPDYLLGVCAKQADAPGCSALVARE, from the coding sequence ATGAACATCATACTGCTGGTCTTCGATTCGCTGAGGAAGGACTGCGTAGGGTGCTACGGGGAGCCGCCCTGGGGCAAGGTCCAGACGCCACATCTGGACGCGCTGGCCGGGGAATCGCTCGTGGTGGACGCGATGTACCCCGAGTCGCTCCCCACTCTTCCGACCCGGCGCGCGCTCTACACGGGCAGGCGGGTCTACCCGTTCCACCTCGGCGACTTCCGGCTCAAGGGCGACTTCGTCGGCGCGCCGGGATGGGGCCCGATACCGGAGGATCAACCGACCCTTGCGGAAGTCCTGAATGAGAACGGTTACCGGACCGCGATGATCTCCGACGTCTACCATCAGTTCAAGCCGTCGAAGAACTATTGGCGGGGCTTCGATCAGTGGATGTTCCTTCGCGGTCAGGAGACGGACAAGTACCGGAGCGGCCCCGAACCGACCGACGAAGAGCTGTATCGGTGGCTTCCGAAGGAGTTTCACAACGAGTACCGGACCCCGTTCATCCGTCAGTGCGTCAAGAACATGTACGGCCGCGACAAGGAAGAGGACTACTTCGCGCCCCGCGTACTGATCGAGTCGGCAAGATGGCTCGAACAGAACCGGGACTCGGACAACTTCTTCCTCACGATCGAGAGCTTCGACCCGCACGAGCCCTGGTTCGTGCCGGAGCACTACCGCAGGATGTACGATCCGACCGACGGCCCTGAATGGGTGATCTCGGGCTATATGGACACGACTACCATGCCCCCGGAGCTCTTGAAACGCGCCCGGGCAAACTACAGCGGCCTGGTGACGATGTGCGACCGGTGGTTAGGCCACCTCTATGAGACCATGCGTGCCCTCGGACTCCTCGAGAACACGATACTGATCGTGACCGCCGACCACGGCCACTCGATCGGCGACAACGACTTCCTCGGCAAGCGCGGATATCCGTCGCACCCGTCGGTCTACGACGTGCCGCTCATCATCCGGCATCCCGAAGGCGTCGGCGCGGGCATCAGAAGCAGTCTCTTCGTGCAGCACACCGACCTCGCGGGACAGGTTCTGCAGTTCGCGGGCGCGAATCCGCCGGAGCCGTTCGACGGTCGGCCGTTCTGGAAGGCCGCGGTCTCCGGAGAATCCAAGATCAGAGAGCACGTAACGGTAGCATGGGGTACGGCGATCACGGTGATGGACTACCGCTGGTGGCTGAACATCAAGATTGACGGCACGGGCGGATTCCTGTTCGACAGGACTTCCGACCCCGGGTTGTCGAAGAACATCGCGGACGAGCATCCCGATCAGGTAAAGCGCCTCTATCAACTCGGGGTCGAGGATGCACAGGGCGGATTCCCGGACTATCTGCTGGGCGTCTGCGCGAAGCAGGCCGACGCGCCGGGGTGCAGCGCCCTGGTGGCGAGGGAGTAG